A single region of the Arvicanthis niloticus isolate mArvNil1 chromosome 28, mArvNil1.pat.X, whole genome shotgun sequence genome encodes:
- the Dcph1 gene encoding damage-control phosphatase ARMT1 isoform X5, giving the protein MKPSCRGSEGGSQRGAAKCFGNDSTLGVEVWLPNSLLVRRSSSTCPPIHDFDVFKESKDENFFESQDSIEALCRHLLQLKPVKDLGENQIQDEFFKFLQISLWGNKCDLSLSGGESSSQKDNIINCLQDLKPFILINDTESLWALLSKLKKTAETPVVRVDIVLDNSGFELITDLVFADFLLSSELATEIHFHGKTIPWFVSDVTVRDFNWIVEHMKSSNLESMSTCGINWETYVRMGKWVYHDHAFWTLPHPYCMMPQVAPDLYAELQKACLVLFKGDLNYRKLMGDRKWKFTFPFHQALSGFHPAPLCSIRTLKCELQVGLQPGQAEQLTASDPHWLTTGKYGIFQFDGPL; this is encoded by the exons ATGAAGCCATCATGCAGAG GTTCTGAAGGAGGTTCCCAAAGAGGAGCTGCAAAGTGCTTTGGCAATGACAGCACCCTTGGAGTAGAGGTGTGGCTTCCCAACTCACTGCTGGTCAGAAGGAGCAGCAGCACCTG TCCGCCAATCCATGACTTCGATGTGTTTAAGGAAAGCAAAGACGAGAACTTCTTTGAGTCGCAGGACTCCATCGAAGCTCTGTGCAGACACTTGCTGCAGCTGAAACCCGTCAAAGACCTTGGGGAAAACCAGATCCAGGACGAGTTCTTTAAATTCCTGCAG atttcccTCTGGGGGAATAAGTGTGACCTGTCTCTCTCAGGTGGAGAAAGTAGTTCTCAGAAGGACAATATTATAAATTGCTTGCAAGACCTAAAACCATTCATTTTGATAAATGACACAGAATCTCTCTGGGCATTGCTCAGTAAGTTAAAGAAAACAGCAGAAACACCCGTAGTTAGAGTAGACATTGTTCTGGATAATTCTGGGTTTGAACTGATCACTGATTTAGTATTTGCAGACTTCTTGTTATCCTCTGAGTTAGCTACTGAGATTCATTTTCACGGGAAAACTATCCCATGGTTTGTGTCTGACGTTACTGTGCGTGACTTTAATTGGATAGTCGAGCATATGAAGAGTAGTAATCTGGAGTCCATGTCCACCTGTGGGATCAACTGGGAGACTTATGTTAGGATGGGGAAGTGGGTTTACCACGACCATGCGTTTTGGACTCTGCCTCATCCATATTGTATGATGCCCCAGGTCGCCCCTGACTTATACGCTGAACTGCAAAAAGCATGTCTTGTTTTATTCAAGGGAGATTTGAATTATAGGAAGCTGATGGGTGACAGAAAATGGAAGTTCACCTTTCCGTTCCATCAGGCTCTGAGTGGCTTCCACCCTGCACCTCTCTGTAGCATAAGAACATTAAAGTGTGAGCTTCAGGTTGGTCTGCAGCCTGGGCAGGCCGAGCAGCTCACGGCCTCTGATCCCCACTGGCTGACCACTGGCAAGTATGGAATATTTCAGTTTGATGGGCCACTTTGA
- the Dcph1 gene encoding damage-control phosphatase ARMT1 isoform X3 encodes MCSRGEETSPQRSARGGRRPGPLVYRVFRSFAYLTIKDRTPQILTKVIDTLHRHKSEFFEKHGEEGVEAEKKAISLLSKLRNELQTDKPIIPLVDKCVDTDIWNQYLEYQRSLLNEGDGEPRWFFSPWLFVECYMYRRIHEAIMQSPPIHDFDVFKESKDENFFESQDSIEALCRHLLQLKPVKDLGENQIQDEFFKFLQISLWGNKCDLSLSGGESSSQKDNIINCLQDLKPFILINDTESLWALLSKLKKTAETPVVRVDIVLDNSGFELITDLVFADFLLSSELATEIHFHGKTIPWFVSDVTVRDFNWIVEHMKSSNLESMSTCGINWETYVRMGKWVYHDHAFWTLPHPYCMMPQVAPDLYAELQKACLVLFKGDLNYRKLMGDRKWKFTFPFHQALSGFHPAPLCSIRTLKCELQVGLQPGQAEQLTASDPHWLTTGKYGIFQFDGPL; translated from the exons GTCCTTTGCATATCTTACGATTAAGGACAGAACACCACAGATCTTAACCAAGGTGATTGATACGTTGCATCGACATAAAAGTGAATTTTTTGAAAAACATGGAGAG GAAGGCGTTGAAGCTGAAAAGAAAgccatctctcttctttctaaattACGGAATGAACTGCAGACAGATAAACCAATTATCCCGTTGGTGGACAAATGTGTTGACACGGACATATGGAATCAATACCTGGAGTATCAGCGGAGCCTTTTAAATGAAGGTGATGGGGAACCTCGCTGGTTCTTCTCGCCCTGGTTGTTTGTAGAGTGCTACATGTATCGGAGAATTCATGAAGCCATCATGCAGAG TCCGCCAATCCATGACTTCGATGTGTTTAAGGAAAGCAAAGACGAGAACTTCTTTGAGTCGCAGGACTCCATCGAAGCTCTGTGCAGACACTTGCTGCAGCTGAAACCCGTCAAAGACCTTGGGGAAAACCAGATCCAGGACGAGTTCTTTAAATTCCTGCAG atttcccTCTGGGGGAATAAGTGTGACCTGTCTCTCTCAGGTGGAGAAAGTAGTTCTCAGAAGGACAATATTATAAATTGCTTGCAAGACCTAAAACCATTCATTTTGATAAATGACACAGAATCTCTCTGGGCATTGCTCAGTAAGTTAAAGAAAACAGCAGAAACACCCGTAGTTAGAGTAGACATTGTTCTGGATAATTCTGGGTTTGAACTGATCACTGATTTAGTATTTGCAGACTTCTTGTTATCCTCTGAGTTAGCTACTGAGATTCATTTTCACGGGAAAACTATCCCATGGTTTGTGTCTGACGTTACTGTGCGTGACTTTAATTGGATAGTCGAGCATATGAAGAGTAGTAATCTGGAGTCCATGTCCACCTGTGGGATCAACTGGGAGACTTATGTTAGGATGGGGAAGTGGGTTTACCACGACCATGCGTTTTGGACTCTGCCTCATCCATATTGTATGATGCCCCAGGTCGCCCCTGACTTATACGCTGAACTGCAAAAAGCATGTCTTGTTTTATTCAAGGGAGATTTGAATTATAGGAAGCTGATGGGTGACAGAAAATGGAAGTTCACCTTTCCGTTCCATCAGGCTCTGAGTGGCTTCCACCCTGCACCTCTCTGTAGCATAAGAACATTAAAGTGTGAGCTTCAGGTTGGTCTGCAGCCTGGGCAGGCCGAGCAGCTCACGGCCTCTGATCCCCACTGGCTGACCACTGGCAAGTATGGAATATTTCAGTTTGATGGGCCACTTTGA
- the Dcph1 gene encoding damage-control phosphatase ARMT1 isoform X2: MADSPAFLSAQDEGSFAYLTIKDRTPQILTKVIDTLHRHKSEFFEKHGEEGVEAEKKAISLLSKLRNELQTDKPIIPLVDKCVDTDIWNQYLEYQRSLLNEGDGEPRWFFSPWLFVECYMYRRIHEAIMQRQVYSQQITGSEGGSQRGAAKCFGNDSTLGVEVWLPNSLLVRRSSSTCPPIHDFDVFKESKDENFFESQDSIEALCRHLLQLKPVKDLGENQIQDEFFKFLQISLWGNKCDLSLSGGESSSQKDNIINCLQDLKPFILINDTESLWALLSKLKKTAETPVVRVDIVLDNSGFELITDLVFADFLLSSELATEIHFHGKTIPWFVSDVTVRDFNWIVEHMKSSNLESMSTCGINWETYVRMGKWVYHDHAFWTLPHPYCMMPQVAPDLYAELQKACLVLFKGDLNYRKLMGDRKWKFTFPFHQALSGFHPAPLCSIRTLKCELQVGLQPGQAEQLTASDPHWLTTGKYGIFQFDGPL; encoded by the exons ATGGCCGACTCCCCGGCCTTTCTCTCCGCTCAAGACGAGGG GTCCTTTGCATATCTTACGATTAAGGACAGAACACCACAGATCTTAACCAAGGTGATTGATACGTTGCATCGACATAAAAGTGAATTTTTTGAAAAACATGGAGAG GAAGGCGTTGAAGCTGAAAAGAAAgccatctctcttctttctaaattACGGAATGAACTGCAGACAGATAAACCAATTATCCCGTTGGTGGACAAATGTGTTGACACGGACATATGGAATCAATACCTGGAGTATCAGCGGAGCCTTTTAAATGAAGGTGATGGGGAACCTCGCTGGTTCTTCTCGCCCTGGTTGTTTGTAGAGTGCTACATGTATCGGAGAATTCATGAAGCCATCATGCAGAGGCAAGTGTACAGCCAGCAGATAACAG GTTCTGAAGGAGGTTCCCAAAGAGGAGCTGCAAAGTGCTTTGGCAATGACAGCACCCTTGGAGTAGAGGTGTGGCTTCCCAACTCACTGCTGGTCAGAAGGAGCAGCAGCACCTG TCCGCCAATCCATGACTTCGATGTGTTTAAGGAAAGCAAAGACGAGAACTTCTTTGAGTCGCAGGACTCCATCGAAGCTCTGTGCAGACACTTGCTGCAGCTGAAACCCGTCAAAGACCTTGGGGAAAACCAGATCCAGGACGAGTTCTTTAAATTCCTGCAG atttcccTCTGGGGGAATAAGTGTGACCTGTCTCTCTCAGGTGGAGAAAGTAGTTCTCAGAAGGACAATATTATAAATTGCTTGCAAGACCTAAAACCATTCATTTTGATAAATGACACAGAATCTCTCTGGGCATTGCTCAGTAAGTTAAAGAAAACAGCAGAAACACCCGTAGTTAGAGTAGACATTGTTCTGGATAATTCTGGGTTTGAACTGATCACTGATTTAGTATTTGCAGACTTCTTGTTATCCTCTGAGTTAGCTACTGAGATTCATTTTCACGGGAAAACTATCCCATGGTTTGTGTCTGACGTTACTGTGCGTGACTTTAATTGGATAGTCGAGCATATGAAGAGTAGTAATCTGGAGTCCATGTCCACCTGTGGGATCAACTGGGAGACTTATGTTAGGATGGGGAAGTGGGTTTACCACGACCATGCGTTTTGGACTCTGCCTCATCCATATTGTATGATGCCCCAGGTCGCCCCTGACTTATACGCTGAACTGCAAAAAGCATGTCTTGTTTTATTCAAGGGAGATTTGAATTATAGGAAGCTGATGGGTGACAGAAAATGGAAGTTCACCTTTCCGTTCCATCAGGCTCTGAGTGGCTTCCACCCTGCACCTCTCTGTAGCATAAGAACATTAAAGTGTGAGCTTCAGGTTGGTCTGCAGCCTGGGCAGGCCGAGCAGCTCACGGCCTCTGATCCCCACTGGCTGACCACTGGCAAGTATGGAATATTTCAGTTTGATGGGCCACTTTGA
- the Dcph1 gene encoding damage-control phosphatase ARMT1 isoform X6 yields the protein MYRRIHEAIMQRQVYSQQITGSEGGSQRGAAKCFGNDSTLGVEVWLPNSLLVRRSSSTCPPIHDFDVFKESKDENFFESQDSIEALCRHLLQLKPVKDLGENQIQDEFFKFLQISLWGNKCDLSLSGGESSSQKDNIINCLQDLKPFILINDTESLWALLSKLKKTAETPVVRVDIVLDNSGFELITDLVFADFLLSSELATEIHFHGKTIPWFVSDVTVRDFNWIVEHMKSSNLESMSTCGINWETYVRMGKWVYHDHAFWTLPHPYCMMPQVAPDLYAELQKACLVLFKGDLNYRKLMGDRKWKFTFPFHQALSGFHPAPLCSIRTLKCELQVGLQPGQAEQLTASDPHWLTTGKYGIFQFDGPL from the exons ATGTATCGGAGAATTCATGAAGCCATCATGCAGAGGCAAGTGTACAGCCAGCAGATAACAG GTTCTGAAGGAGGTTCCCAAAGAGGAGCTGCAAAGTGCTTTGGCAATGACAGCACCCTTGGAGTAGAGGTGTGGCTTCCCAACTCACTGCTGGTCAGAAGGAGCAGCAGCACCTG TCCGCCAATCCATGACTTCGATGTGTTTAAGGAAAGCAAAGACGAGAACTTCTTTGAGTCGCAGGACTCCATCGAAGCTCTGTGCAGACACTTGCTGCAGCTGAAACCCGTCAAAGACCTTGGGGAAAACCAGATCCAGGACGAGTTCTTTAAATTCCTGCAG atttcccTCTGGGGGAATAAGTGTGACCTGTCTCTCTCAGGTGGAGAAAGTAGTTCTCAGAAGGACAATATTATAAATTGCTTGCAAGACCTAAAACCATTCATTTTGATAAATGACACAGAATCTCTCTGGGCATTGCTCAGTAAGTTAAAGAAAACAGCAGAAACACCCGTAGTTAGAGTAGACATTGTTCTGGATAATTCTGGGTTTGAACTGATCACTGATTTAGTATTTGCAGACTTCTTGTTATCCTCTGAGTTAGCTACTGAGATTCATTTTCACGGGAAAACTATCCCATGGTTTGTGTCTGACGTTACTGTGCGTGACTTTAATTGGATAGTCGAGCATATGAAGAGTAGTAATCTGGAGTCCATGTCCACCTGTGGGATCAACTGGGAGACTTATGTTAGGATGGGGAAGTGGGTTTACCACGACCATGCGTTTTGGACTCTGCCTCATCCATATTGTATGATGCCCCAGGTCGCCCCTGACTTATACGCTGAACTGCAAAAAGCATGTCTTGTTTTATTCAAGGGAGATTTGAATTATAGGAAGCTGATGGGTGACAGAAAATGGAAGTTCACCTTTCCGTTCCATCAGGCTCTGAGTGGCTTCCACCCTGCACCTCTCTGTAGCATAAGAACATTAAAGTGTGAGCTTCAGGTTGGTCTGCAGCCTGGGCAGGCCGAGCAGCTCACGGCCTCTGATCCCCACTGGCTGACCACTGGCAAGTATGGAATATTTCAGTTTGATGGGCCACTTTGA
- the Dcph1 gene encoding damage-control phosphatase ARMT1 isoform X1: MCSRGEETSPQRSARGGRRPGPLVYRVFRSFAYLTIKDRTPQILTKVIDTLHRHKSEFFEKHGEEGVEAEKKAISLLSKLRNELQTDKPIIPLVDKCVDTDIWNQYLEYQRSLLNEGDGEPRWFFSPWLFVECYMYRRIHEAIMQRQVYSQQITGSEGGSQRGAAKCFGNDSTLGVEVWLPNSLLVRRSSSTCPPIHDFDVFKESKDENFFESQDSIEALCRHLLQLKPVKDLGENQIQDEFFKFLQISLWGNKCDLSLSGGESSSQKDNIINCLQDLKPFILINDTESLWALLSKLKKTAETPVVRVDIVLDNSGFELITDLVFADFLLSSELATEIHFHGKTIPWFVSDVTVRDFNWIVEHMKSSNLESMSTCGINWETYVRMGKWVYHDHAFWTLPHPYCMMPQVAPDLYAELQKACLVLFKGDLNYRKLMGDRKWKFTFPFHQALSGFHPAPLCSIRTLKCELQVGLQPGQAEQLTASDPHWLTTGKYGIFQFDGPL; this comes from the exons GTCCTTTGCATATCTTACGATTAAGGACAGAACACCACAGATCTTAACCAAGGTGATTGATACGTTGCATCGACATAAAAGTGAATTTTTTGAAAAACATGGAGAG GAAGGCGTTGAAGCTGAAAAGAAAgccatctctcttctttctaaattACGGAATGAACTGCAGACAGATAAACCAATTATCCCGTTGGTGGACAAATGTGTTGACACGGACATATGGAATCAATACCTGGAGTATCAGCGGAGCCTTTTAAATGAAGGTGATGGGGAACCTCGCTGGTTCTTCTCGCCCTGGTTGTTTGTAGAGTGCTACATGTATCGGAGAATTCATGAAGCCATCATGCAGAGGCAAGTGTACAGCCAGCAGATAACAG GTTCTGAAGGAGGTTCCCAAAGAGGAGCTGCAAAGTGCTTTGGCAATGACAGCACCCTTGGAGTAGAGGTGTGGCTTCCCAACTCACTGCTGGTCAGAAGGAGCAGCAGCACCTG TCCGCCAATCCATGACTTCGATGTGTTTAAGGAAAGCAAAGACGAGAACTTCTTTGAGTCGCAGGACTCCATCGAAGCTCTGTGCAGACACTTGCTGCAGCTGAAACCCGTCAAAGACCTTGGGGAAAACCAGATCCAGGACGAGTTCTTTAAATTCCTGCAG atttcccTCTGGGGGAATAAGTGTGACCTGTCTCTCTCAGGTGGAGAAAGTAGTTCTCAGAAGGACAATATTATAAATTGCTTGCAAGACCTAAAACCATTCATTTTGATAAATGACACAGAATCTCTCTGGGCATTGCTCAGTAAGTTAAAGAAAACAGCAGAAACACCCGTAGTTAGAGTAGACATTGTTCTGGATAATTCTGGGTTTGAACTGATCACTGATTTAGTATTTGCAGACTTCTTGTTATCCTCTGAGTTAGCTACTGAGATTCATTTTCACGGGAAAACTATCCCATGGTTTGTGTCTGACGTTACTGTGCGTGACTTTAATTGGATAGTCGAGCATATGAAGAGTAGTAATCTGGAGTCCATGTCCACCTGTGGGATCAACTGGGAGACTTATGTTAGGATGGGGAAGTGGGTTTACCACGACCATGCGTTTTGGACTCTGCCTCATCCATATTGTATGATGCCCCAGGTCGCCCCTGACTTATACGCTGAACTGCAAAAAGCATGTCTTGTTTTATTCAAGGGAGATTTGAATTATAGGAAGCTGATGGGTGACAGAAAATGGAAGTTCACCTTTCCGTTCCATCAGGCTCTGAGTGGCTTCCACCCTGCACCTCTCTGTAGCATAAGAACATTAAAGTGTGAGCTTCAGGTTGGTCTGCAGCCTGGGCAGGCCGAGCAGCTCACGGCCTCTGATCCCCACTGGCTGACCACTGGCAAGTATGGAATATTTCAGTTTGATGGGCCACTTTGA
- the Dcph1 gene encoding damage-control phosphatase ARMT1 isoform X4: MADSPAFLSAQDEGSFAYLTIKDRTPQILTKVIDTLHRHKSEFFEKHGEEGVEAEKKAISLLSKLRNELQTDKPIIPLVDKCVDTDIWNQYLEYQRSLLNEGDGEPRWFFSPWLFVECYMYRRIHEAIMQSPPIHDFDVFKESKDENFFESQDSIEALCRHLLQLKPVKDLGENQIQDEFFKFLQISLWGNKCDLSLSGGESSSQKDNIINCLQDLKPFILINDTESLWALLSKLKKTAETPVVRVDIVLDNSGFELITDLVFADFLLSSELATEIHFHGKTIPWFVSDVTVRDFNWIVEHMKSSNLESMSTCGINWETYVRMGKWVYHDHAFWTLPHPYCMMPQVAPDLYAELQKACLVLFKGDLNYRKLMGDRKWKFTFPFHQALSGFHPAPLCSIRTLKCELQVGLQPGQAEQLTASDPHWLTTGKYGIFQFDGPL, translated from the exons ATGGCCGACTCCCCGGCCTTTCTCTCCGCTCAAGACGAGGG GTCCTTTGCATATCTTACGATTAAGGACAGAACACCACAGATCTTAACCAAGGTGATTGATACGTTGCATCGACATAAAAGTGAATTTTTTGAAAAACATGGAGAG GAAGGCGTTGAAGCTGAAAAGAAAgccatctctcttctttctaaattACGGAATGAACTGCAGACAGATAAACCAATTATCCCGTTGGTGGACAAATGTGTTGACACGGACATATGGAATCAATACCTGGAGTATCAGCGGAGCCTTTTAAATGAAGGTGATGGGGAACCTCGCTGGTTCTTCTCGCCCTGGTTGTTTGTAGAGTGCTACATGTATCGGAGAATTCATGAAGCCATCATGCAGAG TCCGCCAATCCATGACTTCGATGTGTTTAAGGAAAGCAAAGACGAGAACTTCTTTGAGTCGCAGGACTCCATCGAAGCTCTGTGCAGACACTTGCTGCAGCTGAAACCCGTCAAAGACCTTGGGGAAAACCAGATCCAGGACGAGTTCTTTAAATTCCTGCAG atttcccTCTGGGGGAATAAGTGTGACCTGTCTCTCTCAGGTGGAGAAAGTAGTTCTCAGAAGGACAATATTATAAATTGCTTGCAAGACCTAAAACCATTCATTTTGATAAATGACACAGAATCTCTCTGGGCATTGCTCAGTAAGTTAAAGAAAACAGCAGAAACACCCGTAGTTAGAGTAGACATTGTTCTGGATAATTCTGGGTTTGAACTGATCACTGATTTAGTATTTGCAGACTTCTTGTTATCCTCTGAGTTAGCTACTGAGATTCATTTTCACGGGAAAACTATCCCATGGTTTGTGTCTGACGTTACTGTGCGTGACTTTAATTGGATAGTCGAGCATATGAAGAGTAGTAATCTGGAGTCCATGTCCACCTGTGGGATCAACTGGGAGACTTATGTTAGGATGGGGAAGTGGGTTTACCACGACCATGCGTTTTGGACTCTGCCTCATCCATATTGTATGATGCCCCAGGTCGCCCCTGACTTATACGCTGAACTGCAAAAAGCATGTCTTGTTTTATTCAAGGGAGATTTGAATTATAGGAAGCTGATGGGTGACAGAAAATGGAAGTTCACCTTTCCGTTCCATCAGGCTCTGAGTGGCTTCCACCCTGCACCTCTCTGTAGCATAAGAACATTAAAGTGTGAGCTTCAGGTTGGTCTGCAGCCTGGGCAGGCCGAGCAGCTCACGGCCTCTGATCCCCACTGGCTGACCACTGGCAAGTATGGAATATTTCAGTTTGATGGGCCACTTTGA